One genomic segment of Mytilus trossulus isolate FHL-02 chromosome 4, PNRI_Mtr1.1.1.hap1, whole genome shotgun sequence includes these proteins:
- the LOC134713974 gene encoding uncharacterized protein LOC134713974, which yields MSRGPVVPSWVSQPPTRAFIDDMTITAKSVLEGKWMLQDLVELINLAKCKPSKSRSLKLKKGKVQDRKIRIGGEIVPTITERQVKKLVKWFIDSLKDIVHVDEMVSQTEKWMTIIDKSGLPGKYKDMVLSAWNNTKNQLGSVDERSISD from the coding sequence ATGAGCAGAGGACCAGTAGTGCCATCTTGGGTCAGTCAACCACCGACAAGAGCATTCATAGATGACATGACAATAACAGCAAAATCAGTATTGGAAGGCAAGTGGATGCTGCAAGACCTGGTTGAGCTTATAAACTTGGCAAAGTGCAAGCCTTCAAAGTCAAGGAGTCTGAAATTAAAGAAAGGAAAGGTGCAGGACAGAAAGATCCGAATCGGAGGAGAGATCGTTCCAACAATCACGGAGAGACAAGTTAAAAAATTGGTCAAGTGGTTTATAGACTCTTTAAAGGACATAGTACATGTAGATGAGATGGTATCACAGACAGAAAAGTGGATGACCATTATTGACAAGTCTGGTTTACCTGGGAAGTACAAAGACATGGTGCTATCAGCATGGAATAACACCAAAAATCAATTGGGCTCTGTTGATGAACGAAGTATTTCTGACTAA